A portion of the Stigmatella aurantiaca DW4/3-1 genome contains these proteins:
- a CDS encoding glycoside hydrolase family 19 protein — translation MWRQELRDVSKSLLGAAVLFFSMVVVFAPQDAAAACRGAWAEGSAYNVGDGVTYNGGTYTALQAHTACVGCGWNPAAVPSLWKAGGDCGSTPPPPPPPPPPPGGNGIAAILSESTFNTMFPSRNGFYTYAALVAAANTFPSFATSGDTATRKREVAAFLANISHETGGLVYIEEINKSVMCDTSWGPPGCGCAAGKWYYGRGPIQLSWNGNYCAAGNALGVDLKNNPDLVAQNATIAWRTGFWFWMTQTGAGSMTGHDAIVNGAGFGETIRTINGALECNGRNPAQVDSRVNNYNRFLGLLGASAVGNNRC, via the coding sequence ATGTGGCGACAGGAACTGCGTGACGTTTCGAAGAGTCTCTTAGGTGCGGCAGTGCTGTTCTTTTCGATGGTGGTGGTATTTGCACCGCAAGACGCGGCGGCGGCTTGTCGAGGCGCCTGGGCGGAAGGATCGGCTTACAACGTTGGTGATGGGGTGACCTATAACGGAGGCACCTATACGGCTCTCCAAGCCCATACCGCTTGTGTGGGTTGTGGCTGGAATCCTGCGGCGGTACCGTCGTTGTGGAAGGCGGGCGGAGACTGTGGCAGCACGCCGCCGCCGCCCCCTCCTCCTCCTCCTCCTCCTGGAGGGAATGGAATCGCGGCGATCCTGAGCGAGTCGACGTTCAACACCATGTTCCCCAGCCGCAACGGCTTCTACACCTACGCGGCCCTGGTCGCCGCCGCCAACACCTTCCCTTCCTTCGCCACCTCCGGCGACACCGCCACCCGCAAGCGCGAGGTCGCCGCCTTCCTGGCCAACATCTCCCACGAGACCGGCGGCCTGGTCTACATCGAGGAGATCAACAAGAGCGTCATGTGTGACACCTCCTGGGGGCCCCCGGGCTGTGGCTGCGCCGCCGGCAAGTGGTACTACGGCCGCGGCCCCATCCAGCTCTCCTGGAATGGCAACTACTGCGCCGCTGGCAATGCCCTGGGCGTTGACCTCAAGAACAACCCCGACCTCGTCGCTCAGAACGCCACCATCGCCTGGCGCACTGGCTTCTGGTTCTGGATGACCCAGACGGGCGCTGGCTCCATGACCGGCCACGACGCCATCGTCAACGGCGCTGGCTTCGGTGAGACCATCCGCACCATCAACGGCGCTCTGGAGTGCAACGGCCGCAACCCAGCTCAGGTTGACAGCCGCGTCAACAACTACAACCGCTTCCTCGGCTTGCTCGGCGCCTCCGCTGTCGGCAACAACCGCTGCTAA